Proteins from a single region of Shinella zoogloeoides:
- a CDS encoding PHP domain-containing protein produces the protein MSEPRYVEIQVTSHFSFLRGASSCEELFAQAALAGIEAVAVVDRNSLAGIVRAHEAAKTTGVRLIVGCRLDLADGTSVLVYPTDRPAYSRLCRLLSLGKGRGGKAKCILEWPDLVAYGDGLVAVLVPDLADDECGFRLRRLRDAFGDRAYVALTLHRRPNDQLRLHELSNLAAQMRVPAVVTNDILFHEPGRRILQDVVTCIRHNVTIDTLGDRRERHADRYIKPPEEMHRLFSRYPEALARSLQIADRCRFSLDELAYQYPEERDDPALSPQETLARLTWEGASERYPEGVPDSVTAALQHELRLIEKLDYAPYFLTVNSIVRFARSKDILCQGRGSAANSAVCYVLGITSIDPGRNDLLFERFVSEERREPPDIDVDFEHERREIVMQWVFDTYGRDHAALCSTVIRYRAKGALRDVGKALGLPEDLIGTLSSQVWAWSEEGVEPKHVEELNLNLADRRLRLTLDLARQLMGAPRHLSQHPGGFVLTHDRLDDLVPIEPAAMKDRQVIEWDKDDIDALKFMKVDVLALGMLTCMKKGLDLRAAVEKSATVAAA, from the coding sequence ATGAGTGAGCCCCGCTACGTCGAGATTCAGGTCACCTCGCATTTCAGCTTCCTGCGCGGTGCGTCGTCCTGCGAGGAGCTGTTCGCCCAGGCGGCGCTTGCCGGGATCGAGGCGGTGGCCGTCGTTGACCGCAACTCCCTCGCCGGCATCGTGCGCGCTCATGAGGCCGCGAAGACGACCGGCGTGCGCCTGATCGTCGGATGCCGCCTCGACCTCGCCGACGGCACGTCGGTGCTGGTCTATCCGACCGACCGCCCCGCCTATTCGCGCCTCTGCCGTCTGCTCTCGCTCGGCAAGGGTCGCGGCGGCAAGGCCAAGTGCATTCTCGAATGGCCGGACCTCGTAGCTTATGGCGATGGCCTGGTCGCCGTCCTTGTGCCCGACTTGGCCGATGACGAGTGCGGCTTCAGATTGCGCCGGCTTCGCGACGCGTTCGGTGACCGCGCCTACGTCGCCCTCACGCTACACCGTCGCCCCAATGACCAGCTTCGCCTTCACGAGCTGTCGAACCTCGCCGCGCAAATGCGCGTGCCCGCGGTGGTGACGAACGACATCCTCTTTCACGAGCCGGGTCGCCGCATCCTGCAAGACGTCGTGACCTGCATCCGCCACAACGTCACGATCGACACCCTCGGCGATCGGCGCGAACGTCACGCCGACCGCTACATCAAGCCGCCGGAGGAGATGCACCGGCTGTTCAGCCGCTATCCGGAAGCGCTTGCTCGCTCTCTCCAGATCGCTGATCGCTGCCGCTTCAGTCTCGACGAGCTTGCCTATCAATATCCGGAGGAGCGTGACGATCCGGCGCTCTCGCCGCAAGAAACGCTGGCGAGGCTGACCTGGGAAGGCGCGTCGGAGCGCTATCCCGAGGGCGTACCCGACAGCGTGACCGCCGCGCTCCAGCATGAGCTGCGGCTGATCGAAAAGCTGGATTACGCGCCCTACTTCCTGACAGTGAATTCGATCGTTCGCTTCGCCCGATCGAAAGACATCCTCTGCCAGGGTCGCGGCTCGGCCGCCAACTCCGCAGTCTGCTATGTCCTCGGCATCACTTCGATCGATCCCGGCCGCAACGATCTTCTCTTCGAACGCTTCGTCAGCGAGGAGCGGCGCGAGCCGCCCGACATCGATGTCGATTTCGAGCACGAGCGGCGCGAGATCGTCATGCAATGGGTGTTCGACACCTACGGCCGTGACCACGCCGCGCTCTGCTCCACCGTCATTCGCTACCGCGCTAAGGGCGCGCTGCGTGATGTCGGCAAGGCGCTCGGCCTGCCCGAAGATCTGATCGGCACCTTGTCGTCGCAGGTCTGGGCCTGGTCCGAGGAAGGCGTCGAGCCAAAGCATGTTGAGGAGCTGAACCTCAATCTCGCCGACCGCCGCCTTCGCCTGACCCTCGATCTCGCGCGACAGCTCATGGGCGCGCCACGCCATCTCAGCCAGCATCCAGGCGGCTTCGTCCTAACCCATGACAGGCTCGACGATCTGGTCCCGATTGAGCCCGCTGCGATGAAGGACCGGCAGGTCATCGAGTGGGACAAAGACGATATCGACGCGCTCAAGTTCATGAAGGTCGACGTCCTGGCGCTCGGGATGCTGACCTGCATGAAGAAGGGGCTGGATCTGAGAGCGGCGGTGGAAAAGTCGGCCACGGTAGCGGCGGCATAA
- a CDS encoding Y-family DNA polymerase — translation MTRVVSLFLPSWSTDRLRRKAGDAAPPAEAPLVLIGRDGNRRVVLAADAAARAAGLRVGMPVTKAQVLAPGLIVQDADPVGDAEALDRLAAWLLRYAPVVAPDPPDGIIIDSTGADHLHGGESAMLDGLIGRLAMSGIAARGAIADTWGAAHALARYAPQIAPDRHGASIMEPLPLAALRIAASTVAALRTLGFDTVGDLLAQPRAPLTLRFGPQIGRRIDQALGQAAEPIEPVRPVDLIEVRRAFAEPIAAAETIARYIAKLVGQLCERLEAGGLGARRLDLICHRVDSRAQAVRVGMATPVRDVKRLTRLLCDRIETIEPGFGIEVMTLAASVAEPLERRQIVNSLIEESTPDVSDLIDTLMNRVGERALYRLAPVASDVPERSVCRIPAMAADTGAGWPGHWPRPSRLLPHPELVETVALLPDHPPVSFTWRGVRRRLRRGDGPERVFGEWWKRDAELVAVRDYFRVEDDAGERYWLYRAGDGEDTATGSHRWFIHGVFG, via the coding sequence ATGACACGGGTCGTCTCGCTCTTCCTGCCGAGCTGGTCCACCGACCGGCTACGGCGGAAGGCTGGCGACGCGGCGCCTCCGGCTGAGGCGCCGCTCGTCCTGATTGGCCGCGACGGGAACAGGCGGGTGGTGCTGGCGGCTGACGCCGCTGCCCGCGCTGCTGGCCTGCGCGTTGGCATGCCCGTCACCAAGGCCCAGGTCCTGGCGCCCGGACTCATCGTGCAGGACGCCGACCCGGTAGGCGACGCCGAGGCGCTCGACCGGCTCGCGGCCTGGCTCCTCCGATACGCTCCCGTCGTCGCTCCCGATCCGCCGGACGGGATCATCATCGACTCGACGGGCGCCGATCATCTCCATGGCGGCGAAAGTGCGATGCTGGACGGCCTCATCGGCCGGCTTGCCATGTCCGGGATCGCGGCTCGGGGCGCGATCGCCGACACCTGGGGCGCTGCGCACGCTCTGGCCCGCTATGCCCCGCAGATCGCACCGGACCGACATGGCGCATCCATAATGGAGCCTTTGCCGCTCGCAGCGCTGCGCATCGCCGCGTCCACCGTCGCCGCCCTGCGGACACTCGGTTTCGATACGGTCGGCGACCTTCTCGCGCAGCCTCGGGCGCCGCTCACCTTGCGCTTCGGCCCCCAAATCGGCCGCCGCATCGATCAAGCCCTCGGCCAGGCGGCCGAGCCGATCGAGCCGGTCCGGCCGGTCGATCTCATCGAAGTGCGCCGCGCCTTCGCCGAGCCGATCGCCGCGGCCGAGACCATAGCCCGGTATATCGCCAAGCTCGTCGGCCAGCTCTGCGAGCGTCTCGAGGCCGGCGGCTTGGGCGCTCGCAGACTTGACCTCATCTGCCACCGCGTCGACAGCCGCGCCCAAGCCGTCAGGGTCGGCATGGCAACGCCGGTCCGCGACGTTAAGCGCCTGACGCGTCTGCTCTGCGACAGGATCGAGACCATCGAACCCGGCTTTGGCATCGAGGTGATGACGCTCGCCGCGAGCGTCGCCGAGCCGCTTGAGCGCAGACAGATCGTCAATTCCCTCATCGAGGAAAGCACACCGGACGTCTCCGATCTCATCGACACGTTGATGAACCGGGTGGGCGAGCGCGCCCTTTATCGGCTTGCTCCCGTCGCAAGCGACGTTCCCGAGCGATCCGTCTGCCGCATCCCGGCAATGGCGGCCGACACGGGGGCGGGCTGGCCCGGCCATTGGCCGAGGCCCTCGCGCCTCCTGCCTCATCCCGAGTTGGTCGAGACGGTGGCGCTGTTGCCCGACCATCCGCCGGTCTCCTTCACCTGGCGCGGCGTGCGCCGGCGCCTGCGTCGCGGCGACGGCCCGGAGCGCGTCTTCGGCGAATGGTGGAAGCGTGACGCCGAGCTGGTCGCCGTGCGCGACTATTTCCGGGTCGAGGACGACGCCGGCGAGCGTTACTGGCTCTACCGCGCTGGCGATGGCGAGGACACGGCCACGGGCTCGCACCGATGGTTCATCCATGGGGTCTTCGGATGA
- a CDS encoding ImuA family protein — protein MRPEPAIESLRAQIEKIEGRSRRAKSVLPFGIAEVDSRLPGGGLALGALHEIAGGGNGAIDGAAAALFSAGIAARTKGKILWCITRPDLFAPAIAQAGLASDRVIYLEAGDDKTVLACMEEGLRHGGLGAVLGEVARLSMTASRRLQLAAEGTGSIGIALRRWRRQTEATDFGQPTAAMTRWRVSALPSTSLPVPGVGRARWLVELIRARAGESADFEVEACDDTGRLALPAELVHRPATAEGWRRGASG, from the coding sequence TTGCGGCCCGAGCCCGCCATAGAGTCTTTGCGCGCGCAGATCGAAAAGATCGAAGGTCGCAGCCGGCGCGCCAAATCGGTTCTCCCCTTCGGGATTGCCGAGGTCGACTCGCGCCTACCCGGCGGAGGACTCGCGCTCGGCGCCCTGCATGAGATCGCCGGCGGCGGCAACGGCGCGATCGATGGAGCCGCTGCCGCCCTCTTCAGCGCCGGGATCGCCGCCCGCACGAAGGGCAAGATCCTTTGGTGCATCACGCGCCCCGACCTCTTCGCGCCAGCGATCGCCCAAGCAGGCCTTGCATCCGATCGCGTGATCTATCTCGAAGCCGGCGACGACAAGACCGTGCTCGCCTGCATGGAGGAAGGCCTGCGCCACGGTGGCCTGGGCGCCGTCCTTGGTGAAGTGGCCCGACTTTCCATGACCGCCTCGCGGCGCCTGCAACTGGCGGCCGAAGGCACCGGATCGATCGGGATCGCGCTGCGACGCTGGCGGCGACAGACAGAGGCTACAGACTTCGGCCAGCCTACAGCGGCGATGACGCGCTGGCGCGTCTCCGCTTTGCCTTCGACATCGCTTCCCGTTCCGGGCGTGGGTCGAGCCCGCTGGCTGGTCGAACTGATCCGCGCTCGCGCGGGCGAAAGTGCAGATTTCGAAGTGGAGGCGTGCGATGACACGGGTCGTCTCGCTCTTCCTGCCGAGCTGGTCCACCGACCGGCTACGGCGGAAGGCTGGCGACGCGGCGCCTCCGGCTGA
- a CDS encoding AAA family ATPase yields the protein MAEAQSTNEETLTENLAFAEVLAWSATRPAWQRDALRRLVQSGILGSEEIDELLEICLDPALPHTPLSDADVSSQSILGAPVSVLRIENPTGVNALAFDQKLEFAQAGLSIVYGDNGSGKSGYVRILKHACRTRDRNNKILRDVEDAAATPQTANIVFLRGATEDQFAWSPEAPSHADLPSISIFDSRSANVHVEKTNAVAYIPQPMRVLEALATACDQVKAKLDDRLAAINAKTPLAIKEPQLGADTAAGAFVRSLSTKSSIAQLDLLAQLSEAETSHLAALESDLAQEPKRAAAKITAQKARLDDGIGKLKNLVDTASPAAFAMRSSLKSDWETKAESAKLASDALFAASPLPDVGKATWRALWEAARKYSDGIAYPSRTFPHPTGHDELCVLCQQPMEKDAIERLVTFETFVKGSTKADEDAAEEAYSDAIKQAAAKHMSAAARRQFVSLIETEIGDVSLAGVVRECSTRAAWRLRSFVRSKTAPEQLTAFPATALAALSVRLASRALQLSADQNSPEHLALVKEYRELKDREALGPLLADIKAEIERRKEAEIITKAAKDTAKRSVTTKNKELSDKLVTNALRGRFAREIDKLKLARMPVELRKVKDSNAVSYFQVCLVEKPDEPVGEIFSEGEHRCVALAAFLAELVTSKQYSSIVFDDPMSSLDHIHRRAVAARLVEEAEHRQVIVFTHDLTFLFELRREADAKTRSIQYQTVCRKQSRPGFVESELPMKAKSAQQLAQSLRSELKEAKHQFDTWPDARRTIFCKGIIEQLRESWDQGIADFVFPVLARFDNAIKGNSLFKLAIISDDDVKTVTAARGRLSEEMHTSAETLNPETVSHADLIAEVVKLETWLGSIQQRQKEAKAPVTSYA from the coding sequence ATGGCTGAGGCTCAATCTACCAACGAAGAAACGCTGACCGAAAACCTCGCTTTTGCCGAGGTGCTTGCTTGGTCTGCTACGCGTCCGGCTTGGCAACGAGATGCTTTGCGCCGACTTGTTCAGAGCGGCATCCTTGGCAGCGAGGAGATCGACGAACTTCTCGAAATTTGCCTTGATCCAGCGCTGCCTCACACGCCGTTGTCAGACGCAGATGTCTCGTCACAAAGTATCTTAGGTGCACCGGTCAGCGTGTTGCGTATCGAGAATCCAACCGGCGTCAATGCCCTGGCCTTCGATCAAAAACTCGAATTCGCGCAGGCGGGACTGTCGATCGTGTACGGCGACAATGGGTCAGGCAAATCTGGCTATGTCCGTATCCTGAAGCACGCCTGCCGGACACGCGACCGCAACAACAAGATCTTGCGTGACGTGGAAGATGCGGCAGCTACCCCGCAGACCGCCAACATTGTGTTCCTACGTGGTGCCACGGAGGATCAATTCGCATGGAGCCCGGAAGCGCCGAGCCACGCTGACCTTCCGTCGATAAGCATTTTCGACTCCAGAAGCGCCAACGTGCACGTCGAGAAGACGAACGCCGTGGCCTACATTCCCCAGCCAATGCGTGTCTTGGAAGCGTTGGCTACGGCCTGTGATCAGGTCAAGGCAAAGCTCGATGATCGGCTTGCCGCCATCAATGCGAAAACGCCGCTGGCAATTAAAGAGCCCCAACTTGGTGCCGATACCGCTGCCGGCGCTTTCGTGCGCAGCCTCTCCACAAAATCAAGCATCGCTCAGCTCGACCTGCTGGCGCAATTGTCAGAGGCGGAAACCTCCCACCTCGCCGCGCTGGAAAGCGATCTCGCACAAGAACCGAAACGAGCCGCTGCGAAAATCACCGCGCAGAAAGCACGCCTTGATGATGGCATCGGCAAGCTCAAGAATCTGGTCGACACGGCATCTCCTGCGGCGTTTGCGATGCGCTCCTCCTTGAAATCCGACTGGGAAACCAAAGCCGAGAGCGCGAAATTGGCATCCGACGCGTTGTTCGCCGCTTCGCCGCTTCCTGACGTGGGGAAGGCGACATGGCGCGCTCTTTGGGAGGCCGCCCGGAAATACTCCGATGGCATCGCATATCCGAGCAGGACATTCCCGCATCCAACGGGCCATGATGAGTTGTGCGTGCTTTGCCAACAGCCCATGGAAAAAGATGCGATTGAGCGCCTCGTGACGTTCGAGACGTTCGTTAAGGGCTCGACAAAAGCCGACGAAGACGCCGCGGAAGAGGCCTATAGCGATGCGATAAAACAAGCCGCCGCTAAGCATATGAGCGCTGCGGCCCGCCGCCAGTTCGTTAGCCTCATTGAGACCGAGATCGGGGACGTCTCTCTTGCCGGTGTTGTGAGAGAATGCAGTACGCGGGCGGCTTGGCGGCTTCGATCTTTCGTCCGTAGCAAGACCGCTCCCGAGCAACTCACTGCCTTCCCAGCCACTGCACTCGCCGCGCTATCTGTCCGCCTTGCGAGTCGTGCGCTTCAACTGTCAGCCGATCAAAACAGCCCAGAGCACCTTGCCTTGGTGAAGGAATATCGAGAACTGAAAGATCGAGAGGCACTCGGCCCTCTACTCGCGGACATTAAAGCCGAGATTGAGAGGCGCAAAGAGGCCGAAATCATAACCAAGGCCGCAAAGGATACGGCAAAACGATCCGTTACGACTAAGAATAAGGAATTGTCTGACAAGCTTGTTACGAACGCCTTACGCGGTCGATTCGCGCGTGAGATTGATAAGCTCAAGTTGGCTAGAATGCCGGTCGAGCTTCGGAAAGTCAAAGATTCGAATGCTGTGTCATATTTTCAAGTTTGTCTCGTTGAGAAACCTGATGAGCCTGTGGGCGAGATTTTCAGCGAGGGCGAACATCGTTGCGTCGCACTCGCTGCATTCCTGGCCGAGCTTGTCACATCCAAACAATACTCCAGTATTGTGTTCGACGACCCTATGTCATCGCTCGATCACATTCATCGCAGGGCGGTAGCAGCGCGACTTGTAGAGGAGGCTGAGCACCGGCAGGTCATCGTGTTTACACACGATCTGACGTTTCTTTTCGAGTTGCGTCGCGAAGCGGACGCAAAAACGCGCTCCATCCAGTATCAGACAGTTTGTCGCAAACAGAGCCGACCCGGCTTTGTGGAGTCAGAGCTGCCGATGAAGGCGAAATCAGCGCAACAATTGGCGCAATCCCTGCGCTCGGAGCTGAAAGAAGCAAAGCACCAATTTGATACATGGCCGGATGCTCGGCGGACTATCTTCTGCAAAGGCATCATCGAGCAACTTCGAGAATCTTGGGATCAAGGCATCGCAGACTTTGTATTTCCGGTCCTTGCTCGATTCGATAACGCCATAAAGGGCAACAGTCTATTCAAGCTCGCGATCATCAGCGATGACGACGTTAAGACCGTAACAGCAGCGCGAGGCCGGTTGTCGGAAGAGATGCATACGTCCGCGGAAACCCTGAACCCTGAGACTGTTTCTCATGCCGATCTGATAGCCGAAGTCGTGAAACTGGAGACGTGGCTAGGTAGCATCCAGCAGCGCCAGAAGGAGGCCAAGGCTCCCGTCACCTCCTATGCTTAA
- a CDS encoding helix-turn-helix domain-containing protein — protein sequence MKKVTPDGSQIKRLRTNAERVSTQKELAYEVRVSERTLREIENKNAPVPVDVLDRLAKVLNVRREQISFPCDATQSKTAGAGEVFSAVIAEMREERLVSRYDYDLANVTMDEGLLFKQANSSNDFACEIMISLTDEAAEYAEELIGILDGLTWSVRSILEKVAPSEEIAVRRRIKQLLVLLRGNDVWVYHTHLFRRLPERHTPMPEGEYADLSSRFIIALAAPAEWGETSIRVPIDHGQPFILPAWDSDKKGGKG from the coding sequence GTGAAGAAAGTTACCCCCGATGGAAGCCAAATAAAGAGGCTCCGCACCAACGCCGAGCGTGTCTCGACACAGAAAGAATTGGCCTATGAGGTTCGGGTCAGCGAACGGACGCTTCGCGAGATCGAAAACAAAAATGCGCCTGTACCAGTAGACGTTCTTGACCGACTTGCGAAGGTTTTGAACGTCCGCCGGGAGCAAATCTCGTTTCCTTGTGATGCCACTCAATCAAAGACCGCGGGCGCCGGCGAGGTTTTCTCTGCTGTCATTGCTGAGATGCGCGAAGAGCGTTTGGTTTCCCGGTACGACTACGACCTCGCAAATGTGACGATGGATGAAGGTCTGCTGTTCAAGCAGGCAAACAGCTCGAACGACTTCGCTTGCGAAATTATGATCTCGCTGACGGATGAGGCGGCTGAGTACGCGGAAGAGCTGATCGGCATTTTGGACGGCCTAACGTGGTCCGTCCGGAGCATCCTAGAGAAGGTGGCCCCAAGCGAAGAAATCGCCGTTCGCCGCCGGATCAAGCAGCTCTTGGTCTTGCTCAGGGGCAATGACGTTTGGGTCTATCATACTCATCTTTTCCGCCGCTTGCCCGAACGACATACGCCCATGCCGGAAGGCGAATATGCCGACCTCTCGTCGCGCTTCATCATCGCGCTTGCAGCGCCCGCCGAGTGGGGGGAAACGTCAATTCGCGTTCCTATCGACCATGGCCAGCCGTTCATTCTCCCGGCCTGGGACTCCGACAAGAAAGGTGGCAAAGGCTGA
- a CDS encoding XRE family transcriptional regulator, whose translation MGRSLNDVIASLPRDQQEQIEARYEELKQEVEGLREMRQIAGKAQEDIAAALKIKQPSVSKIEKQADMYLSTLRSYVEAIGGKLELTVNLPGRPAIRLQRLSDGTVSHDRPMRTVARRKSAAAR comes from the coding sequence ATGGGCCGGAGCCTTAACGACGTCATTGCTTCTCTGCCCCGCGATCAGCAGGAGCAGATCGAAGCCCGTTATGAGGAACTGAAGCAGGAGGTTGAGGGCCTGCGCGAGATGCGTCAGATCGCCGGGAAGGCGCAGGAGGACATCGCTGCGGCGCTGAAGATAAAGCAACCGTCGGTCTCGAAGATCGAAAAGCAGGCTGACATGTACCTATCGACACTGCGCAGCTACGTTGAGGCGATCGGCGGAAAACTTGAGCTGACGGTGAATCTGCCGGGGCGGCCGGCCATCCGGCTCCAGCGTCTCAGCGATGGAACCGTCTCCCACGACAGACCTATGCGCACCGTAGCACGCCGAAAGTCGGCGGCAGCGCGGTGA
- a CDS encoding type II toxin-antitoxin system RelE/ParE family toxin: MTWDVRLHDAFEAEFLAFEREVQTQLLAVAKLLGEFGPQLGRPYADTLNGSKHANMKEMRFSAADGEWRAAFAFDPERKAILLVAGDKSGGSQKRFYKQLIAKADSRFSAHLESLKSAKKD; the protein is encoded by the coding sequence ATGACCTGGGATGTTAGATTGCATGACGCCTTCGAGGCGGAGTTCCTGGCTTTTGAGCGCGAGGTTCAGACCCAATTGCTGGCAGTTGCGAAACTGCTCGGCGAATTCGGTCCGCAGCTCGGTCGGCCATACGCCGACACGCTCAACGGCTCGAAGCACGCCAATATGAAGGAGATGCGTTTCTCTGCCGCCGACGGCGAATGGCGTGCTGCCTTCGCCTTCGATCCCGAACGGAAGGCCATCCTTCTCGTTGCAGGCGACAAATCCGGCGGCAGCCAGAAGCGCTTCTACAAGCAGCTTATCGCAAAGGCGGACAGTCGGTTTTCCGCACATCTGGAAAGCCTGAAATCCGCAAAGAAGGATTGA
- a CDS encoding thermonuclease family protein — MSGRFIAVTGAFVTACFAVPAHADPCEAPVPSQVGVEFSGLVRYVGDGDGLCVGRTSDPNEWIEVRLADFDAPELHTPGGPAAKAALERVALRREITCTAERGRGGRVRSFDRVIARCWIGGKSLGDLLRQAGVAEGGN, encoded by the coding sequence GTGAGCGGTCGCTTCATCGCTGTCACCGGCGCATTCGTCACGGCCTGCTTTGCGGTCCCGGCCCATGCAGATCCATGCGAGGCGCCTGTCCCCTCGCAGGTTGGAGTCGAGTTCTCCGGCTTGGTCCGTTATGTCGGCGACGGCGACGGTCTTTGCGTCGGGCGTACATCGGACCCCAACGAGTGGATCGAGGTGCGCCTTGCCGACTTCGATGCCCCGGAGCTGCACACGCCAGGCGGTCCCGCGGCGAAAGCGGCGCTCGAACGCGTCGCCCTTCGGCGCGAGATCACCTGCACGGCCGAACGTGGGCGCGGCGGCCGCGTCCGCTCCTTTGACCGCGTCATTGCGCGATGTTGGATCGGTGGAAAGAGCCTTGGCGATCTGCTTCGCCAGGCTGGCGTGGCCGAGGGTGGCAACTAA
- a CDS encoding tyrosine-type recombinase/integrase produces MPSLTDTAIRHALKRVEVSQKQENLADGDGRGTGRLVLVLKPMPKRVTADWMAQQWRDGKRTKKKIGAYPSMSLVDARAVFKRDFADVIQKGRSIKIATDTRPGTVADLFEGYVASLKAAGKPSWKETEKGLNKIADTLGRNRLAREIEAEEIIELIRPIYDRGAKSMADHVRSYLHAAFGWGMKSDNDYRQQSARRFRIPFNPATGIPTEPKVQGTRWLDEDEFLQLYRWLECPDVPVTPSYLRAVQLLMLTGQRVEEIARFHVDQWDAKERIIDWSKTKNLQPHAVPVPSLAAELIESIKPNEYGWFFPSATDQSKPVSHGTLYSFMWRQRDRGVIPYVTNRDLRRTFKTLAGKAGVPKEIRDRLQNHALQDVSSKHYDRWNYMVEKRAGMAKWDKFVRALLAKKKGGSALKKAA; encoded by the coding sequence ATGCCCAGCCTGACCGACACCGCCATCCGGCATGCGCTCAAGCGCGTCGAGGTGAGCCAGAAGCAAGAAAATCTCGCCGACGGCGATGGACGCGGCACCGGCCGTCTCGTCCTTGTCCTCAAGCCAATGCCCAAGCGCGTGACCGCCGATTGGATGGCCCAGCAGTGGCGTGATGGCAAGCGCACCAAGAAGAAGATCGGTGCGTATCCCTCGATGTCCCTCGTTGACGCGCGCGCGGTCTTCAAGCGCGACTTCGCGGATGTGATCCAGAAGGGCCGAAGCATCAAGATCGCAACGGATACGCGTCCTGGCACGGTCGCGGACCTATTCGAGGGCTATGTCGCGTCGCTCAAGGCCGCCGGCAAGCCATCGTGGAAGGAGACGGAAAAAGGCCTGAACAAGATTGCCGATACGCTCGGACGAAACCGCCTCGCCCGCGAGATCGAGGCCGAGGAGATCATCGAGCTAATCCGTCCGATCTATGATCGTGGCGCGAAGTCGATGGCCGATCATGTGCGGTCGTATCTCCACGCGGCCTTTGGCTGGGGTATGAAATCCGACAACGACTATCGACAGCAATCGGCTCGCCGCTTCCGCATCCCTTTTAATCCGGCCACCGGCATCCCGACGGAGCCCAAGGTCCAGGGCACGCGCTGGCTGGATGAGGACGAGTTCCTGCAGCTCTATCGTTGGCTCGAATGCCCCGATGTGCCAGTCACTCCCTCCTACCTCCGCGCCGTGCAGCTTCTCATGCTGACCGGACAGCGCGTTGAGGAGATCGCTCGCTTCCATGTCGACCAGTGGGACGCCAAAGAGCGGATCATCGACTGGTCGAAGACCAAAAACCTCCAGCCGCACGCTGTCCCGGTCCCGTCGCTCGCGGCCGAACTGATCGAGTCCATCAAGCCCAACGAATATGGATGGTTCTTCCCCTCCGCCACGGACCAGTCAAAGCCGGTCAGCCATGGCACTCTATACTCGTTCATGTGGCGTCAGCGCGATCGCGGCGTGATCCCCTACGTCACGAACCGCGATCTCCGGCGCACTTTCAAGACGCTCGCCGGAAAAGCTGGTGTGCCGAAGGAAATCCGCGATCGGCTTCAGAACCACGCCCTTCAGGACGTCAGTTCGAAGCACTACGATCGCTGGAACTACATGGTCGAAAAGCGCGCCGGCATGGCCAAGTGGGATAAGTTCGTCCGGGCGCTGCTAGCGAAGAAGAAGGGCGGCAGCGCCTTGAAGAAGGCCGCGTGA
- the map gene encoding type I methionyl aminopeptidase, translated as MVTYIDATSAPLKNTGVIRLYDADAFAGMRKACQLTARCLDELYPLVKPGVATDVIDRFVFEFGMDHGALPATLNYRGYTKSSCTSINHVVCHGIPNDKPLREGDVVNIDVTFILEGWHGDSSRMYPVGEIKRAAERLLEVTHECLMRGIKAVRPGARTGAIGEAIQTYAEAERCSVVRDFCGHGVGRLFHDAPNILHYGRANEGPEMKEGMIFTIEPMINLGRPHVKVLSDGWTAVTRDRSLSAQYEHTVGVTADGCEIFTLSPGGLDRPGLPA; from the coding sequence ATGGTGACCTATATCGACGCGACTTCCGCGCCGCTGAAGAATACGGGCGTGATCCGCCTCTACGACGCGGACGCCTTTGCCGGCATGCGCAAGGCCTGTCAGCTCACGGCCCGCTGCCTCGATGAGCTTTACCCGCTGGTCAAGCCGGGCGTCGCCACCGATGTCATCGACCGCTTCGTCTTCGAATTCGGCATGGATCACGGCGCGCTGCCCGCGACGCTGAACTATCGCGGCTACACCAAATCGAGCTGCACCTCGATCAACCACGTCGTCTGCCACGGCATCCCCAACGACAAGCCGCTGCGCGAGGGCGATGTCGTCAATATCGACGTCACTTTCATTCTCGAAGGCTGGCACGGCGATTCGAGCCGCATGTATCCGGTGGGCGAGATCAAGCGCGCCGCCGAGCGCCTGCTGGAAGTCACCCATGAATGCCTGATGCGCGGCATCAAGGCCGTCCGGCCCGGCGCCCGCACCGGCGCTATCGGCGAAGCCATCCAGACCTATGCCGAAGCCGAGCGCTGCTCGGTGGTGCGCGACTTCTGCGGCCACGGCGTCGGCCGCCTCTTCCACGACGCGCCGAACATCCTGCATTACGGCCGCGCCAATGAAGGGCCGGAAATGAAGGAAGGTATGATCTTCACCATCGAACCGATGATCAATCTCGGCCGCCCGCATGTGAAGGTGCTTTCCGATGGCTGGACGGCGGTCACGCGCGACCGCTCGCTTTCCGCCCAGTACGAGCACACCGTCGGCGTCACGGCCGATGGCTGCGAAATCTTCACCCTGTCGCCCGGCGGCCTCGACCGCCCCGGCCTTCCCGCATAG